The following proteins are encoded in a genomic region of Shinella zoogloeoides:
- a CDS encoding TspO/MBR family protein has translation MSNKPLVYLAFIILVLGGGLVIGANTVPGGWYASLAKPAFNPPNWLFAPVWSILYLIIGVVGARTWLAFRRSMAMRFWFAQLILNFAWTPVFFGLEDPASAMIVILALDIAVAGFIAASWRQDRPSALAFLPYLAWVLFATALNGAILVLN, from the coding sequence ATGAGCAACAAACCCCTCGTCTATCTCGCCTTCATCATCCTCGTTCTCGGCGGCGGCCTCGTCATCGGCGCCAACACGGTTCCCGGCGGCTGGTATGCCTCGCTCGCCAAGCCCGCCTTCAACCCGCCCAACTGGCTGTTCGCGCCGGTCTGGAGCATCCTCTACCTGATCATCGGCGTGGTGGGCGCCCGCACCTGGCTTGCATTCCGCCGATCCATGGCCATGCGGTTCTGGTTCGCGCAGCTCATCCTCAACTTCGCCTGGACACCGGTATTCTTCGGCCTTGAGGATCCGGCATCGGCGATGATCGTCATCCTCGCCCTCGATATCGCCGTCGCCGGCTTCATCGCCGCATCCTGGCGGCAGGACCGCCCGTCGGCCCTCGCCTTCCTGCCCTATCTCGCCTGGGTCCTCTTCGCGACGGCGCTCAACGGCGCGATTCTTGTCCTCAACTGA